The Corynebacterium minutissimum genome includes the window GACCTATGCCTACGCCCAACAAACCGCCGTTGTGGGCCCACTGTCTGAAGATACTGATCCCCATGCATGGGACCTGTGCGAGAAGCACAGCGAGCGCATCACTGCGCCCCAAGGGTGGGAGATGGTCCGTGTGGATCGCATCGAGCTCGATGAGGATGATGACCTCACCGCTCTGGCTGAGGCCGTGCGTGAGGCTGGCCGCGTGACCACCGGCCTGGTCGACGACTCCACGACCGGTTCCGGAGCTGACCCCATCGACTACTCCGCCACCTTCGACGGCGCGGATCCACGCAACTCCAACCATCCGGTCTTTCGCACCCGGCGAGTCCACGACGCCCGCCAACGCCGCCGCGCGCACCTGACGGTGGTGCCAGACGCCGACTAGCGCTCGGTGACGCGAGCCTCGTGGGTTTCCTTTGCACCGTGTTTCCCAGCGCAGAGGCGCAAGAGGACATGAGTATGCTGTAGGGCTATGCGAACTCGTGAACAGCTCAATGCAGTGATTAAGGCTTATGACGTCCGTGGCGTTGTGGGCGAGGACATCGACGAAACCTTCGTACGGGATACTGGCGCAGCCTACGCCGCCATCCTGCGCGGCGAAGGTGAGAAAACCCTGGCGGTGGGCCATGACATGCGCCCGTCCTCCCCGCAGCTGGCAGCAGCCTTCGCCGAAGGCGCTGCAGCACAAGGCGTCAACGTCATTATGCTGGGCCTGACCTCTACTGATGAGCTCTACTTTGCCGCCGGCGACCTCAACTGCGCGGGCGCCATGTTTACCGCCTCCCACAACCCGGCGAAGTACAACGGCATCAAACTCTGCCGGTCCGGGGCTGTGCCGGTAGGCCAAGAGACCGGTCTGGAGCAGATCAAGGACATGCTCATCGACGGCACCCCGGCCTACGACGGTGAGCCAGGTACCGTCACCGAGCGTGAGGTGCTGGGAGACTATGCCGCCTTCCTGCGCGGCTTGGTGCCGCTGGAGGGCTCCCGCCCACTCGTCGTGGCTGTCGACGCCGCCAACGGCATGGGCGGACACACCGTCCCGGCGGTCTTTGAGGGCCTACCTTTCGACGTCCGCGATCTCTACTTTGAGCTCGACGGCACCTTCCCCAACCACGAGGCGAACCCGCTCGATCTAAAGAACCTGGTGGATCTGCAGAAGTTCACCGTTGAGCAAAAGGCGGATATCGGCCTTGCCTTCGATGGTGATGCCGACCGTTGCTTCGTGGTGGATGAGAAGGGCCAGCCGGTCTCGCCGTCCGCCATCTGCGCCCTGGTGGCGGAGCGCTACTTGGACAAGTTCCCGGGCTCCACGGTGATCCATAACCTGATTACCTCGAAGACCGTTCCGGAGCTCATCGCGGAGAAGGGCGGCAAGGCCGTGCGCACCCGCGTAGGCCACTCCTTCATCAAGGCCCAGATGGCTGAACACAAGGCAGTCTTCGGCGGCGAGCACTCTGCGCACTACTACTTCCAGGAGTTCTGGAATGCCGATTCTGGCATGCTCGCGGCCATGCACGTGCTCGCCGCGCTGGGCGAGCAGGATAAGCCGTTGAGCGAGCTTATGGCGCAGTACTCGCGCTACGAGGCCTCGGGTGAAATCAACTCCACCGTGGAGGATCAGAAGGCTACGACGCAGCGCGTACTGGATGAGCTGGCGGACAAGGTCGAGTCCGTCGACGAGCTCGATGGTGTGACCGTGCAGCTCAAAGGCACCGATGCGTGGTTCAACGTTCGTGCTTCCAACACCGAGCCGCTGCTGCGCCTCAATGTTGAAGCAAAGACCGCCGACGAGGTGCAGGCCATCGTCGACGAGGTCCTCGCCATCATCCGCGCGTAGCGTGAAGGCGTATGTCTTCACGCTAGGCGCTTGAGACACGACCTTCACGCGCAGTACTTGAGACAAGAACTGCCCTAACTGACGATCTTCTCCGCGTTCATTGTGGCGAAGGCGAGAGTTTCGTCAGATAGGGCAGTTTTAGTTCAGGAGGCCTTGCCGTTGGCGGCGAGGATCTGCCGTCGGGGCTGTGGGCCCAGCCTTGAGACAGCAGCCTAGTCGCGCGAGTGGGTGACCATCTCTTCCCACTCGACAAACTTCTTGCGCTCGCGGCCCTCGGCCTCGCCCAAGGCGCGCTCGGCGGCATCAAGCTTCTTCCAGCCCTCCCAGGTCAGGTGCTCCAGGCCCTTGGACTTGAAGAGCTCGACGATGTCCTCCTCGCGGTCGTGGGAGAGATTGCCCGCTTCGGCGTCGTCAAGCAACATGCCGATGGTCTCCGTGGCGTCGGACTTGGTGTTGCCGATAAGCCCCACCGGACCACGCTTGATCCAACCGGTGGTGTAGAGGCCCGGCACGATGGTGCCGTCGAGATCGACGACGTGGCCGCCGTCGTTGTTGATGACGTTCTTCTGCGTGTTGAAAGGCACGCCTTCGATGGCATCGGAGCGGTAGCCCACGGCCAGGTAGACGGCCTGCGCCGGCCACTCGGTGAACTTGCCGGTGCCGGAGACAGAGCCATCACCGTTGAGGGCGGTGCGTTCGGTCTTCACGGCAGTCACCTTGCCATCTTCACCGATAAACTCGACTGGCTGCTCAAAGAGATGAATCTGCAGGGTATGCGGGGCATCCTTAGGTTCGCGGATGGCATAGCCCTCCAGGGTCTGGCAGACCAAGTCGCAGGACTTGGCCTCTTCGCGAGCCTTGAGGGAGGCTTCGTCGTAGTCGATGTCCTCCGGGTCCACGACCACGTTGATGGTCGGGGAGTGGTCGAGCTCCTTGAGCTCCAGTGGGGTGAACTTGGCCTGCGCCGGGCCGCGGCGGCCGAACACGCGCACGGTGGTGGCCTGGTTCTTAGCCAGGGACTCGTAGACGTTATCGGGGATCTCGGTGGCTTCCTTAAGCTCGTCGCCAGTCTTGGCTAGGATGCGGGCCACATCAAGGCCCACGTTGCCCACGCCGATGACAGCGACGTCCTTGGCGGAGAGGTCCCAGGAACGCTCGAAGCGCGGGTTGCCGTCGTAGAAGCCGACGAACTCGCCTGCGCCATGCACGCCCTCGAGGTCGGAGCCAGGGATGGTCATACCCAAGTCGCCGACGGCGCCGGTAGCGAAGACGATAGCGTCGTAGTACTCCTCGAGCTCGGCGACGGTGACATCGCGGCCCACAGTGATGTTGGACAGCAGACGGATTTGTTCGGAATCGAGCACGCGGTGCAGGGAGTTGACAATGCCCTTAATGCGCGGGTGGTCCGGCGCCACGCCGTAGCGGATGAGGCCAAACGGTGCGGGCATCTGCTCGATGAGATCGATCTGAACGTTGCCGCCGGTTTTCTTCACCAGGATGTCGGATGCGTAAATGCCGGCTGGGCCGGCGCCAATGACGGCTACTTTCAGGGGCTGCTGAGTCATGGATGACCTTTCGGAGTGTTGTACTAACTATCGAAAGCTTAGTTCTTTAACAAGTGTGGGCTTTATTGAACCGTCTTGTCTGCTGTAGGGCAACTATGCCTAAATACATTCGCAGATCATTGTGGCATAGACGCAGCGTGCTTTGCATATTGCTCAGAAAATAAAAAAGACTGCTTTGTCTGTTTAGTCTAGACCGGTAGGTTTTCACTAACTGACGAAAGGCAGCAGACTATGACCACCGCCACACAACGACCTACCCGCACGAAGAAGCCGGAAGGCCAGTGGAAGATTGACGGAACCTCCCCGCTCAACGCTGACGAGGAGATTAAGCAGGCTGACGACGCCCTCGCGGTGCGCCAGCGCGTTATCGACATCTACTCCAAGCAGGGATTTTCCTCCATCCCACCCGAGGACCTAGCTCCACGCTTTAAAT containing:
- a CDS encoding phosphomannomutase/phosphoglucomutase, yielding MRTREQLNAVIKAYDVRGVVGEDIDETFVRDTGAAYAAILRGEGEKTLAVGHDMRPSSPQLAAAFAEGAAAQGVNVIMLGLTSTDELYFAAGDLNCAGAMFTASHNPAKYNGIKLCRSGAVPVGQETGLEQIKDMLIDGTPAYDGEPGTVTEREVLGDYAAFLRGLVPLEGSRPLVVAVDAANGMGGHTVPAVFEGLPFDVRDLYFELDGTFPNHEANPLDLKNLVDLQKFTVEQKADIGLAFDGDADRCFVVDEKGQPVSPSAICALVAERYLDKFPGSTVIHNLITSKTVPELIAEKGGKAVRTRVGHSFIKAQMAEHKAVFGGEHSAHYYFQEFWNADSGMLAAMHVLAALGEQDKPLSELMAQYSRYEASGEINSTVEDQKATTQRVLDELADKVESVDELDGVTVQLKGTDAWFNVRASNTEPLLRLNVEAKTADEVQAIVDEVLAIIRA
- a CDS encoding FAD-dependent oxidoreductase, giving the protein MTQQPLKVAVIGAGPAGIYASDILVKKTGGNVQIDLIEQMPAPFGLIRYGVAPDHPRIKGIVNSLHRVLDSEQIRLLSNITVGRDVTVAELEEYYDAIVFATGAVGDLGMTIPGSDLEGVHGAGEFVGFYDGNPRFERSWDLSAKDVAVIGVGNVGLDVARILAKTGDELKEATEIPDNVYESLAKNQATTVRVFGRRGPAQAKFTPLELKELDHSPTINVVVDPEDIDYDEASLKAREEAKSCDLVCQTLEGYAIREPKDAPHTLQIHLFEQPVEFIGEDGKVTAVKTERTALNGDGSVSGTGKFTEWPAQAVYLAVGYRSDAIEGVPFNTQKNVINNDGGHVVDLDGTIVPGLYTTGWIKRGPVGLIGNTKSDATETIGMLLDDAEAGNLSHDREEDIVELFKSKGLEHLTWEGWKKLDAAERALGEAEGRERKKFVEWEEMVTHSRD
- a CDS encoding DUF3499 domain-containing protein; this encodes MNSSRRCSRPGCGRPAVATLTYAYAQQTAVVGPLSEDTDPHAWDLCEKHSERITAPQGWEMVRVDRIELDEDDDLTALAEAVREAGRVTTGLVDDSTTGSGADPIDYSATFDGADPRNSNHPVFRTRRVHDARQRRRAHLTVVPDAD